Genomic window (Zingiber officinale cultivar Zhangliang chromosome 2B, Zo_v1.1, whole genome shotgun sequence):
GTCTCTCAGCTCACGAGGGCGAGGGAAAACCTAATCTCGGACAAGCACAAGATCACTAGAGGGAGAGAAAGCAACaacaaagataaaaaaaaaaaaattacaaaaaaaccTATTTTGGCACCTGCCACGGTGGCAATCGCACACCCAAAGATGAACGGcatatcaaaactatatatatttGGCTCAGAACTAACAAACACAACTAAAATTTGAGAGCTGATGATGCAAAAGGTGACAAAATTTGATAGCACATGAACAGCCAAATCATGGTCAAAGAGAGTTGCATGGCTTTAGCGATTTCTcaggtgaaaaaaaaaaatcaaaatatcccccAAGATCGAACCCTCCGATATATTGGGAACATTAATTTACTGTAATATACAAAGAACACCTCAATAGCAACCCCAAATAGTCAGTAAGAAAGCAACACCACAAGGTTAATCACATACACAAATACCGTGCATTTCTCACCTGAACATTACAAGATGAGTGAATGTATTATTGCAACCAATCGATTCTGAGCATCACAAGCATACAGAATAATTAAAACATTGGTAGGGTTTCTTACATGGAAATGGTACATCGTGCATGACTGACGTCGACTTTCTCGTCGCTAGTATACACTATCTTTGCCTCCGACAAGCTAATAAGCAACAACTAATCCAACCATGAGAGGACCAAGCTACTCTACTGATGAGACGGTTCAATTCTACAGTCATAAGTAATCAGAATGAGCAATCAAATTTAGCACCTCACTCGCGGGGCCGAGCAAGCCAAAGCGAGCTCAGTGCACGAAGGCGCGAGAGGTAGTCATGTATTGCAAGAAGTGCACGTGCAGACTGACGTGTAGTTAGAATCCGATGCATTTGTTGCAGGGTTTGCTGCCGTAGGTTGTCGGCCTGAAAAGTGAACATGATCAGCAACCTTTAGAACATAACAAAATGTCAATGAAAACAGTTCTCAAGATATTTTCTAAACCTTTTGCAGTTTAGCGGCGACAAGAACACAttgcataattaatttttttcaataaACTAGAAAAATATCTTGAACTTGAAAAGAGGAAGCCATCTAAACCAATAAGCATCATTCTCCACTAATATTTTTGAATAAAAACTAGAACTGCAACATTTGATGCTTTAATTTGGTTCGACCAATAAGATCACTCTTAGCCAATGATagtatcataaaaataaaaaagcatATATGCAAATATACATAAATGTATGGAATTACATTTGGAAAGTATTCTCGAACTCCATCTCATTTATCATCACGAAAAGCAAGTTTCTTGAAAcatttcattttaaaatattattttctgaAGGTGTTTTGCACTGAACAAATGGGCACAAAGCAAGAAGTAGACTCTTTGCTCAAATAGTTAACTAGTTTATATAGGCATCCTTCATGGGAATAATAACTTTGAGAATGATTGATTTACCTGACGAAGAAAATTCTCAAGAGTCCCAAGTTTCCCCATTGCCATGGCCATCTGACCCATGTAGTTTGCAACATTCCCCGAAGATCCAGACGGGCCAAGAGACCCGGCTAATGTTTCGGCCAAAGATTGCTGCAATGCCTCCATCCCTTGAGAGAGAGCATCTTCAGCCTGCTGTGATGACTGCTGGAGGTTGCATATGCCCATTAGTTGCTGCTCTGTAAGAGGCTCCAGCTGATTGGCAAGTAGCTGCAAAGTTAAGTGCACAGCGAGACAGAATTAGTGAATCAACAATATTAAGATTTAGAAAGGCTCCATTAATGCCTGATGTAGATATTTATAAACTCAAAAATCACATGTCAGGATTATCACTAACATACAAAAAGGCAACACATTGGGCAAGTTTCCGGTAAGACGAAAATGAAAGCAATAGAGTTTTCAAACTATGAAGATCATCACCTTAAGAAGCTCAGATGAACGAAAACCCCCTAGCCATAGGAAACACCTTTCGGCTGGTGTCTTCCACATGCCTGATAGTATATGAAAGACATCTGCTTTGGCAGCAATGCCCTTTAGCCGAAATATCTCCTCATAATGTGACAAGACACCATCTACTATAGAACGAAGATCGTTTTCGCTGGCATGAGCATTCACTGCAGCTCTTAATTCATTGACCTGCCGATTATGTTCTTCAAGCCATCGTGCATACTCTACATCAAAAGCTAAGGCCCCTGCAAGGATGATTAAAACAGTGAACAAGCAAGGGATGCAATTCATTAGATAGAAAATGAATTAGCATGAGGTAAAAGGTAAATATTATCCTTCGATGCAATTTTGTATTTCTGTACTGAAAAGGAATTTAGTTGAAACCAGTCTTGAACATATTCGTTTGAGCACAAGCGAATCAGATAACACAGCAAATCCAGAATTGTTTACAATATCTATCCAACTTGTGAAGAAAGACCTTGTCAACTAGGATGGCTGCTTGAA
Coding sequences:
- the LOC122047037 gene encoding transcription factor TGA2.3-like isoform X7: MPSFASSAGVQNNTEGNTTNPSRESCFGLLKQSIAVHNDLEATTKQSGQPLASVGVTASASKVESLGQQPHLLFLSSQFENWGDSTMADASPRTDTSTDLDIDEKNQMLEQGQLAVTGASDSSDRSKDKRLDQKTLRRLAQNREAARKSRLRKKAYVQQLESSRLKLTQLEQELQRARQQGIFISGSADQSHAVGGNGALAFDVEYARWLEEHNRQVNELRAAVNAHASENDLRSIVDGVLSHYEEIFRLKGIAAKADVFHILSGMWKTPAERCFLWLGGFRSSELLKLLANQLEPLTEQQLMGICNLQQSSQQAEDALSQGMEALQQSLAETLAGSLGPSGSSGNVANYMGQMAMAMGKLGTLENFLRQADNLRQQTLQQMHRILTTRQSARALLAIHDYLSRLRALSSLWLARPRE
- the LOC122047037 gene encoding transcription factor TGA2.3-like isoform X2, coding for MPSFASSAGVQNNSTEGNTTNPSRESCFGLLKQSIAVHNDLEATTKQSGQVIVSYPSQFGHFTQPLASVGVTASASKVESLGQQPHLLFLSSQFENWGDSTMADASPRTDTSTDLDIDEKNQMLEQGQLAVTGASDSSDRSKDKRLDQKTLRRLAQNREAARKSRLRKKAYVQQLESSRLKLTQLEQELQRARQQGIFISGSADQSHAVGGNGALAFDVEYARWLEEHNRQVNELRAAVNAHASENDLRSIVDGVLSHYEEIFRLKGIAAKADVFHILSGMWKTPAERCFLWLGGFRSSELLKLLANQLEPLTEQQLMGICNLQQSSQQAEDALSQGMEALQQSLAETLAGSLGPSGSSGNVANYMGQMAMAMGKLGTLENFLRQADNLRQQTLQQMHRILTTRQSARALLAIHDYLSRLRALSSLWLARPRE
- the LOC122047037 gene encoding transcription factor TGA2.3-like isoform X1, with the translated sequence MPSFASSAGVQNNSTEGNTTNPSRESCFGLLKQSIAVHNDLEATTKQSGQVIVSYPSQFGHFTQQPLASVGVTASASKVESLGQQPHLLFLSSQFENWGDSTMADASPRTDTSTDLDIDEKNQMLEQGQLAVTGASDSSDRSKDKRLDQKTLRRLAQNREAARKSRLRKKAYVQQLESSRLKLTQLEQELQRARQQGIFISGSADQSHAVGGNGALAFDVEYARWLEEHNRQVNELRAAVNAHASENDLRSIVDGVLSHYEEIFRLKGIAAKADVFHILSGMWKTPAERCFLWLGGFRSSELLKLLANQLEPLTEQQLMGICNLQQSSQQAEDALSQGMEALQQSLAETLAGSLGPSGSSGNVANYMGQMAMAMGKLGTLENFLRQADNLRQQTLQQMHRILTTRQSARALLAIHDYLSRLRALSSLWLARPRE
- the LOC122047037 gene encoding transcription factor TGA2.3-like isoform X3 yields the protein MPSFASSAGVQNNTEGNTTNPSRESCFGLLKQSIAVHNDLEATTKQSGQVIVSYPSQFGHFTQQPLASVGVTASASKVESLGQQPHLLFLSSQFENWGDSTMADASPRTDTSTDLDIDEKNQMLEQGQLAVTGASDSSDRSKDKRLDQKTLRRLAQNREAARKSRLRKKAYVQQLESSRLKLTQLEQELQRARQQGIFISGSADQSHAVGGNGALAFDVEYARWLEEHNRQVNELRAAVNAHASENDLRSIVDGVLSHYEEIFRLKGIAAKADVFHILSGMWKTPAERCFLWLGGFRSSELLKLLANQLEPLTEQQLMGICNLQQSSQQAEDALSQGMEALQQSLAETLAGSLGPSGSSGNVANYMGQMAMAMGKLGTLENFLRQADNLRQQTLQQMHRILTTRQSARALLAIHDYLSRLRALSSLWLARPRE
- the LOC122047037 gene encoding transcription factor TGA2.3-like isoform X5, which produces MPSFASSAGVQNNSTEGNTTNPSRESCFGLLKQSIAVHNDLEATTKQSGQPLASVGVTASASKVESLGQQPHLLFLSSQFENWGDSTMADASPRTDTSTDLDIDEKNQMLEQGQLAVTGASDSSDRSKDKRLDQKTLRRLAQNREAARKSRLRKKAYVQQLESSRLKLTQLEQELQRARQQGIFISGSADQSHAVGGNGALAFDVEYARWLEEHNRQVNELRAAVNAHASENDLRSIVDGVLSHYEEIFRLKGIAAKADVFHILSGMWKTPAERCFLWLGGFRSSELLKLLANQLEPLTEQQLMGICNLQQSSQQAEDALSQGMEALQQSLAETLAGSLGPSGSSGNVANYMGQMAMAMGKLGTLENFLRQADNLRQQTLQQMHRILTTRQSARALLAIHDYLSRLRALSSLWLARPRE
- the LOC122047037 gene encoding transcription factor TGA2.3-like isoform X8 — protein: MADASPRTDTSTDLDIDEKNQMLEQGQLAVTGASDSSDRSKDKRLDQKTLRRLAQNREAARKSRLRKKAYVQQLESSRLKLTQLEQELQRARQQGIFISGSADQSHAVGGNGALAFDVEYARWLEEHNRQVNELRAAVNAHASENDLRSIVDGVLSHYEEIFRLKGIAAKADVFHILSGMWKTPAERCFLWLGGFRSSELLKLLANQLEPLTEQQLMGICNLQQSSQQAEDALSQGMEALQQSLAETLAGSLGPSGSSGNVANYMGQMAMAMGKLGTLENFLRQADNLRQQTLQQMHRILTTRQSARALLAIHDYLSRLRALSSLWLARPRE
- the LOC122047037 gene encoding transcription factor TGA2.3-like isoform X4 — encoded protein: MPSFASSAGVQNNSTEGNTTNPSRESCFGLLKQSIAVHNDLEATTKQSGQQPLASVGVTASASKVESLGQQPHLLFLSSQFENWGDSTMADASPRTDTSTDLDIDEKNQMLEQGQLAVTGASDSSDRSKDKRLDQKTLRRLAQNREAARKSRLRKKAYVQQLESSRLKLTQLEQELQRARQQGIFISGSADQSHAVGGNGALAFDVEYARWLEEHNRQVNELRAAVNAHASENDLRSIVDGVLSHYEEIFRLKGIAAKADVFHILSGMWKTPAERCFLWLGGFRSSELLKLLANQLEPLTEQQLMGICNLQQSSQQAEDALSQGMEALQQSLAETLAGSLGPSGSSGNVANYMGQMAMAMGKLGTLENFLRQADNLRQQTLQQMHRILTTRQSARALLAIHDYLSRLRALSSLWLARPRE
- the LOC122047037 gene encoding transcription factor TGA2.3-like isoform X6; protein product: MPSFASSAGVQNNTEGNTTNPSRESCFGLLKQSIAVHNDLEATTKQSGQQPLASVGVTASASKVESLGQQPHLLFLSSQFENWGDSTMADASPRTDTSTDLDIDEKNQMLEQGQLAVTGASDSSDRSKDKRLDQKTLRRLAQNREAARKSRLRKKAYVQQLESSRLKLTQLEQELQRARQQGIFISGSADQSHAVGGNGALAFDVEYARWLEEHNRQVNELRAAVNAHASENDLRSIVDGVLSHYEEIFRLKGIAAKADVFHILSGMWKTPAERCFLWLGGFRSSELLKLLANQLEPLTEQQLMGICNLQQSSQQAEDALSQGMEALQQSLAETLAGSLGPSGSSGNVANYMGQMAMAMGKLGTLENFLRQADNLRQQTLQQMHRILTTRQSARALLAIHDYLSRLRALSSLWLARPRE